From the Martelella mediterranea DSM 17316 genome, one window contains:
- a CDS encoding DUF2000 family protein: MFDTKFVIVVREDLAQWQKLNVTAFLATGVAGAAEGVLGEDYRDGAGNVYHPISAQPIIVLCGDGDTLKKVQTRALERGVPAALYIEEMFSTGHDAANRAVFAEFSPEDAKVVGIAFRAEKKIADKITKGAKMHP, from the coding sequence ATGTTCGACACCAAATTCGTCATCGTCGTGCGCGAGGATCTTGCGCAATGGCAGAAGCTCAACGTCACCGCCTTTCTCGCGACCGGCGTCGCCGGCGCGGCAGAGGGCGTGTTGGGGGAAGACTACAGGGACGGCGCGGGGAATGTCTATCACCCGATCTCTGCCCAGCCGATCATTGTGCTGTGCGGCGATGGCGACACGCTGAAGAAGGTGCAGACCCGTGCGCTGGAACGCGGCGTGCCGGCGGCGCTCTATATCGAGGAGATGTTTTCGACGGGCCATGACGCCGCCAATCGCGCCGTCTTCGCCGAATTTTCGCCGGAGGACGCCAAGGTGGTCGGCATCGCCTTTCGGGCGGAAAAGAAGATCGCCGACAAGATCACAAAGGGCGCGAAGATGCACCCGTGA